The Glycine max cultivar Williams 82 chromosome 12, Glycine_max_v4.0, whole genome shotgun sequence genome window below encodes:
- the LOC100795151 gene encoding protein GRIM REAPER, producing MANTILNLTTIIILLISLALHNSHFVVSSTDIDQDHDFNEEEEEEYVLDTPIPHLGPRSRFLATIIKKGRQCDRETNNICNGVRANKGRDLLFCCKKHCRNVLSDKNNCSVCGNKCKQGERCCNGVCTNVLSNVRHCGKCNKQCSPGDSCGNGVCGYA from the coding sequence ATGGCCAACACAATCCTAAACCTCACAACAATTATTATTCTACTCATCTCTTTGGCTCTACACAATTCCCACTTTGTTGTTTCTTCAACTGATATAGATCAAGATCATGACTTTaatgaagaggaagaggaagagtaTGTTCTAGACACTCCAATACCCCATCTAGGACCAAGAAGCAGGTTCTTGGCGACCATAATAAAGAAAGGAAGACAGTGTGATCGTGAGACTAATAATATATGCAACGGGGTTCGAGCGAACAAGGGGAGAGACCTTCTTTTCTGCTGCAAGAAGCATTGCCGCAATGTTCTTAGTGACAAGAACAACTGCAGTGTGTGTGGCAACAAGTGCAAGCAAGGAGAAAGATGCTGCAATGGGGTTTGTACCAATGTTTTATCCAATGTGCGCCACTGTGGCAAGTGCAACAAGCAGTGTTCACCTGGAGATTCATGTGGGAATGGAGTTTGTGGCTATGCATGA